Below is a window of Syntrophomonas wolfei subsp. wolfei str. Goettingen G311 DNA.
ATCGTGAAAAACGGGGAAGGGGCAGCCTTGATGCTGGATATAACCAAAAGCCGGGGCATAGTTCGGGAAGTGCTGCGAGTGGTAAAAGTTCCAGTAACGGTTAAGATGCGCAAGGGCTGGGACGAAAACAGTATTAATTGCCTGGAACTGGCCCAGAAGCTAGAAGAAGAAGGAGTCGCTGCGATCTGCCTTCATCCCCGCAGCCGCCAGCAATTCTTTTCCGGATCGGCTGACTGGAATTTGATAAAAGAGATGAAGAAAGAACTTAAGATACCAGTAATCGGCAACGGGGATATCTGGTCGGCTGATGATGCCCAGCGGATGATTGATTTTACCGGCTGTGATGCGGTAATGATTGGCCGGGCCGCCCTGGGAAATCCTTTCATTTTCCGGGAAACGTTTGAGCTCTTAGAAAATAACCGCCGGATACCCCCACCCAGCCGCGAAGAAAGGCTGCAAACTGCCACCCGGCATCTAAACCTTGTCTGCCAATTCAAAAGTGAAGCAGTAGCCGTCCGGGAAATGCGCAAACACTTTGCCTGGTATATCAAGGGACTCCCTGGAGCCACCCGTGTTCGTCAGGAGATAAACCGTGCCGCCTCCCGTGATGAACTGCTCTTTGCCCTCGATTCCCTGCTGTGAGACAAGGGTGAGACAAGGGGACGTTTCGTTTGTCTCATGGGGGTGAAAGGCTAGCTACAATAACCGACCCTCGGCTGTATGGCTGGCCCCTTTCTCTTGGTTCCGACTGGCCCCTTTCCCTTGGTTGATCATGGCCATACAAGCCTATCTCCCCAATCTCTTTAATCGACTCCTCAGCATTAGCGCTTGATTCCTGTTTTGTGATGGTGGTAAAATAATACTATCTATGTTGTGAACAAAATTGTGCTCAGGATTACCACGAACAGCCAAGAGGACAATTATTCTGGGGAAAACTATGGGACAGTTCAATTGGCAGGCAGCCCGTCCCCGCAATATATCAAGAGAACCGTCCCCGTGATATACCGTCCCTATGATAGAAGGAGAAGTCTATGGAAATATTTCGTATTCAGGATAAGATTATAAGCTGGCAGAAGATTGAGAACACTTTGCGCAAAGCTCTGCAAATGAGGGCCCGGGGTCTGTCACAGCAAGAAACGGCCGATCGCCTGGCGATCGATCGTACCTTTATATCTCGTCTCGAAGGCATTGGTGAAATTCGCAAAGGGCAATCCATAGCCTGTATCGGTTTTCCCCTGCAAAATAAAAAGGAAGTTCAGGATATTCTGGAAAAAGAAGGGGTAGACTTTATATTATTGATGAGTGAAAAAGAAAGACTGGATTTTGTCAACCAGCGCAGCGGCAAGGAACTGTTGAACGAGTTGATGGATCTGACCGCCCGCGTCCGGGGCTATGAAATAGTAATAGGAATTGGCTCCGATGAACGATTGAAGCTCATTGAAGGTGTTTTGGACGGGCAGTTTATCGGGGTGGAGATAGGTGCCTCCCCCATAACTGAAGACAAGTGGGTGGACCCGCAGGAAATTAGGAAAATTCTGCGCTCTATCAGAACTGCCCGCTAGTATGGAAAGTGAGGGGTAAGGGGTTTAATTTATTTCCTGCTACACCTTACTATTCAAGCCCATACTAACTCGCTTTTCATCGGTGCTTGTGGCCCCCGGCCATGGGGGATTAGTAAGAAAAGTCGTCGGTCGTCAGTCGTCAGGAGAACGGAGACGGAGGGCGGGAGACGGAAAGCGGAAGTCGGAGCATGGAAGACGGAACGACACAAAAGAACCGTCTCCTTGTGTTCAAGAAAAAAAGGAGGCAGATACTTGAAACGTATTGTTAGTGTCAGCCTGGGTTCATCGCGTCGCGATCACTCCTTTGAAACGGAATTTATGGGCGTGAAATTCCACATAGAGCGTATTGGAACTGACGGAGACTGGAATCGCGCCATCGATCTCATAAGGGAACTGGATGGCAAGGTGGATGCCTTTGGCATGGGGGGGATCGACCTTTATGTATACATAGCCGGCAAGCGTTATGTAATAAAAGACGCCCGCCGCTTAATGAATGAAGCCCGGAAAACCCCGATGCTGGACGGCAGCGGCTTGAAGAATACCCTGGAGCGCAAGTGTATCATGGATATCCAGCGGGACGGAATCATGGATCTTAAGGGGAAACGGGTCTTGATGGTCTGTGCCGTGGATCGCTTTGGCATGGCAGAAGCTTTTGAGGAAATCGGAGCGCGCCTGACCTTGGGCGATTTTATTTACACCGTAGGCGTGCCCATTCCTATGCATTCGCTGCGAACCTTGCGAATATTGGGAAGTGTCGCGGCTCCTTTTATTGTTAACATGCCCTTTGACAAGCTTTATCCCACCGGCAAGGAGCAGGATGTCATAATTCCCAAGCATTCAAAATATTATTATCTAGCTGATGTTTTGGCCGGCGACTTCCTTTATATCCGCCGCTACCTGCCGGAGAAACTCAACGGGCAGGTGATAATAACCAACACCACCACCCGTGAGGATATGCAGATGTTAAAAAAACGGGGCATCAGCAAAGTTATTACCACCACCCCGGACATGGGCGGGCGCTCTTTTGGCACCAATGTTATTGAGGCCATAATGGTTACCCTGATGGGGCGTCCTATCGATAAAATTACTCCGGCCGATTATTTTTCCATGCTGCAGGAGCTAAACCTGAAGCCAGGGGTGGTGAATCTGGAGGAATTCAGTGCTTGACCTGGATTTTGCCTTTTTTAATTTAAGAAAGCAGGACCGGAGGGGGCTAATCTACCGGAAATCCATATTGGACAGGCTGGCCCCCCTATTTTTTTCCCCCCGGGTGGAAAAACTGATTCATCTTGACGGTCTTAATTCTCAGGGCTGCAATATTTTGCTTCCCCTGGGGCCGGGCAACCTCCGGTTGCTGGATGCGGAAAAGCAGGAAAATATAAGCCAGCGCTCAACGGAGATATTGGAAGATTACCAGTTGCCGGCCATGGCCGTAGATCGCTTACACAAGGAACAGCTGCGCCTCCTTTTTCCCTCCCTCCCCCTGGTTTTTGGGGATAATTTCATCAAAGCCCTGGCCAGTGTTTTTATCCGGGAAATCCATTCCCGGCGAGGGATAAAAAAAGTGATTATTACCGGGGAAACCGAGTATTTTCCCGAATTTGTAGCGGAAACAGCTGCCCTGGGTATACCGGTATCCCTGCAAAGCACCCATCCTTCACGCTATGAGATTCTAGCCTATCACCTACTCTACGAAAAAGGGCAAGCGGTAAGCACCAGTTATCTGAAGCCGGAAAAATGGGAAAGGGGAGAACTGGTCTTGATGTTTGACCCGGATATGCGGCAGATGGCTATCAGTTCGCCCCGGGCTTTTTGTATCAAGTTCAACGATCAGGTAAAAGGTCTTTCCAGAGAAATGGAGAATCATTTGGCCGGCAATGGCATTGATCCTGTTTTGCATAACCTGGCCCCGATACTGGAGATATCTTTGCTGGCAAAAGCAGGATTTTTCGGTCCCAATGCCGAACAGGATAATGCCAGGGAGGAAGAAGGCCGGAAATTTCTGCTTCTGCAGGAATTGGGAAATCAGACCGGCTTATGGGAGCTCTTCCTTGACAAGGCAATATGAGCTCTTTATAATACCATAAAGGAAAAGCGGCCTTTATAATGCGAGCGAGCCCCGTCTCGCTTTTATAACGAGGTGAAATATGTCCCCCGCTTCTTTAAGCGGCCGGGTTCCTATTAACAGAACAGACGGCGGGTTCTAATCCCCGTCTCGTTGCAGCGCTGTGTTGAAACTGCTCTGCAGTTTCTTCCGATGCTTAAAATTTATTATGGATAGGAGCGAATTAAATGGCGGAGGAAAAAGAGGTAGTTCTCACCAAAGAAGGCCTGGAAAAACTGGAAAATGAACTGGAGCACCTCAAATCGGTGAAAAGAGAAGAGGTTGCAGAACGGATTAAACAGGCTATTGCCTTTGGAGATATAACGGAAAATTCAGAATATGAAGATGCCAAAAATGAGCAAGCCTTTATCGAAGGACGCATAATAAGCTTGGAAAAAACCTTGAAAAAAGCCCGTTTGATGGAAGATGAAGACATACGCACCGATGTGGTTTCCTTGGGGTCACGCATCACTCTAAAAGAGATGAAATCAGGGCGTGAAGTCACGGTCACCCTGGTATCTTCCGTTGAGTCCAAGCTCAAAGACGGCAAAATTTCAGATGAATCCCCGGTAGGCAAAGCTATTATGGGTAAGAAAGTTAAATCCACCGTATCGGTAGAAGCACCCGCCGGAACTATTAAATACAAGATTATAAAAGTAGAGAAGTAGTGGGAATGGTCGTCGGTCGTCGGTTGTCAGACGTCGGGGGACGGAAGACGGAAGACGGAAGACGGAAGACAGCAATCTCCCGCTTTTGCGGCCAAGTGTCTTTTAATACCATAGGGACGGTTCTGCTGATATGTTGCGAAGAAATAAAAGGTCTGAAACGCGGGTACTGCTTTCTAACCTTGATTCCAGCCCCTTTTGTTGCCCAGATGTTGCCCATGCGAAGCGTCTGCTCCGTAGGCACAACTGATGCTCCCTGTAGTCGCAATTAAGGACGCACCCTGCGGGCACAACTGATGCTCCCTGTAGTCGCAATTAAGGACGCTAGAGCGGTATATTTATTCAAGCCAGCGGCCAGGGGCACTTAATAAAAATATTTAGGAAGTGTTTTAATGTCAGAATCCGAATTAAATATTAGCGAGCTAAAGAAGGTACGGCTC
It encodes the following:
- the dusB gene encoding tRNA dihydrouridine synthase DusB → MQWKYLFLIKEKSVFFIGKQKMENRVCAAPMAGVSDKAYRVLARDFGCGLVCSEMVSDKGLVYGQGRTSKIADSSGEKRPVAVQIFGSEAESMATAARIVEEMGADIIDINMGCPTPKIVKNGEGAALMLDITKSRGIVREVLRVVKVPVTVKMRKGWDENSINCLELAQKLEEEGVAAICLHPRSRQQFFSGSADWNLIKEMKKELKIPVIGNGDIWSADDAQRMIDFTGCDAVMIGRAALGNPFIFRETFELLENNRRIPPPSREERLQTATRHLNLVCQFKSEAVAVREMRKHFAWYIKGLPGATRVRQEINRAASRDELLFALDSLL
- the greA gene encoding transcription elongation factor GreA, which codes for MAEEKEVVLTKEGLEKLENELEHLKSVKREEVAERIKQAIAFGDITENSEYEDAKNEQAFIEGRIISLEKTLKKARLMEDEDIRTDVVSLGSRITLKEMKSGREVTVTLVSSVESKLKDGKISDESPVGKAIMGKKVKSTVSVEAPAGTIKYKIIKVEK